The Marivirga tractuosa DSM 4126 genome contains the following window.
TTTAAAGAATTTTCGACTGATTTATAAACTTAAATTGACTGAATTGTATTTAATGGCTTGTCAAGTAAAATTCCATTTTTTTCTTCCCTATTTTTTTATCATTTTTGTCAGCCCTGAGCAAAAATAGGGGACTCAAATTAACAATCCGTCAATTATTAGTGTGAATGGTTAAAGACTGTCAATCAGTGTGGAATAATTGTCTTCACTCCATAAAGGAGGGAGTAGGGGAGCAAAGTTTTAATACTTGGTTTTCTCCTATTGAGCCGGTAAAGCTTGAAAATAACGTATTAACGATTCAAGTACCGAGCCAGTTCTTTTATGAGTGGTTGGAGGAGCATTATGTACATATTTTACGGAAAGTCATTCACCAGGAATTGGGCCCAGAAGGCAGATTGGAATACTCTGTTATTGTAGATAAAGGAAATGACAAGTATAAGCCATTTACTATCAACTTACCGAACAATAATAAATCCAATAAACCGAAAGAGCAACAAAGAGAACAACCACTCAATCCTTTTGCTCTTAATGGGGTAGATTTAAGTCAACAAAATTCACAACTAAATCCAAACTATACTTTCGATACATTTATAGAAGGAGATTGTAATCGTTTGGCTCGATCTGCAGGCTATGCTGTGGCTAAAAAACCTGGTATTACTTCTTTCAACCCATTAATGATTTATGGGGGAGTAGGATTGGGAAAAACCCATCTGGTGCAAGCCATTGGAAATGAAATAAAAGATACTTTAAATGGTAAATTCGTTTTGTATGTTTCGTCTGAGAAATTTACCAATCAATTTATCGATGCCTTAAGAAATAATAAAATTCAGGATTTCTCCAACTACTACTTACACATTGATGCTTTAATAATTGATGATGTTCAGTTTTTAGGAGGTAAAGAAAGAACTCAGGAAATATTTTTTCATATTTTCAACCATTTACATCAGAATGGTAAGCAAATTATCATGACTTCTGACCGTCCACCTAGGGATTTGAAAGGATTAGAAGATAGATTACTTTCCCGTTTTAAATGGGGATTAACTGCTGATTTACAGCAACCCGATTTGGAAACCAGAATTGCCATTATCCAGAATAAAATGGAAAGCGATGGTATTCATATCCCAGAGGATGTGATTGAATATTTAGCTTATTCTGTAGATACCAATATCAGGGAACTGGAAGGAGTCCTAATTTCATTGATTGCTCATGCGTCTTTAAACAGAAAGGAAATTGATTTAGAACTTGCCAAGCAGACTTTGAAAAATATTGTACACGATATTGAGTCTGAAGTAGGTATTGATTTTATTCAAAAAACCATTGCGGAGCATTTTGCGGTAAAAATTGATGATTTAAAAGCGAAAACCAGAAAGAAAGAGATCGTAATTGCCCGTCAGGTTTCCATGTATTTCTGCAAAGAACACACTAACCATTCTTTAAAATCAATCGGTTACCATTTTGGTGGAAGAGACCATTCTACTGTAATCCATGCAGTGCAGTCAGTAAATGACATGATGCAAGTAGATAAGCGTTTCAGAGAAGAAATGGAAGAACTGAAGAAGCGATTTAAAATGAAGAAGGTTTAGGCCAGCCACCTAACCCGCCAGCTGGCGGGGAATAAAGCACGGTTATACTTTAATGATTAATAGCAATCGACATTCCTTTATTCCTACAGGGAAACACCCCTGTAGTCCCCTCAAGGGGACAATCTCATAGATTTAAATCAGTAGAAAATAATGAAATTCATCACTATTTTTGATTATTTGATGAAACAACATTTTCAAATTAAAAAGTCATTGTAAATTCTGTGCGACTCGCCGCCAGCTGGAGGGGGCGAAGGGGGGTGTGATTCGTCCTAAAAAAGTACGACTGTACTATATTAAATTCCAGTCCTATTTCTTTGTGTAAATAATGATAGTCTTTGAAATAGAAGTGTTCTAATCCAAAGTATTTCAAGCAGATTCCGTCCTCTTCAAAAATCCTTCCTTCTTAATTTTCTTATAATGCCTAGTAGCATGTTCACTGCTCAGTATTTTATAAATTTCAGGATGGTCAGGATACTGAATTAAGTAATTGCTGAATTCTTCCCAGTGCTCTATTGAATCTTCCTGAGTATAAAAACCAAAGCCTTTGTAAAAACCATCTTCTACTAATACAAAAGCTGTTTCATTGATGTTTCGACCTTCTCCAATTAATAGATAATCACTTTTTTCGGCTTTGCAGTGATCTATAAAAGCTTGAATCTTTTCATTGTGTTGAGATACAGATTCTTCTCCAGCGCAGGCTCCTTCACAAAGATTTACGCTATAATCAAAGCAAGTCCCGGGACTAGATTGAATTCCAGCAAATTTTGGACAGATTTTCAATTTTTTACTGACTTCATTTAAAAAACTAAATCCAGAAGCGTGATTAGGAAAGCGCATCAAACTTTGCATTCCAGTTTGTTTTCTGCCTAGTTGCAATCTTTTGTAGCCTTGTCTGTCTTCGTAAAGGTAAATGGAATAACCAGGACTGTTATTCTTCTGGGCTCGGTTATAGCGGGGCCAATTCTTTCTGATTTCATGTGATTCATGTAAGAGTGCAATCAGTTCATTGCCAGTCAAATAATAATCTACATGATGAATTTGGCTTTGGAAAGCTTGTTTGGCTACTTCCAACTTACTTCCGCCAAAATGATTGCTTACCCTCTTTTTAATGTTTTTGGCTTTGCCTACGTAAATGATTTGGCTTTTCTGATTAAGAAAATAATAAACGCCTGGCGATTCAGGTAAGTCTTCAAAAACCGTTCTTTCTAGATTTTCGGGAATATTTACTACAGCGGCATTCTTTTTCAATGATTTTTGGATGTGATTATCTGTGTCGTGCTGAACTAATTGGGTGAAAAGCTCAGCTGTGGCGATGGCATCCCCGAATGCTCTGTGTCGGTCATTTATTTTGATTCCCCGATTTTCACAAATGTTTCCTAGACTATAGCTCTTTAATCCTGGAAATATTTTTCTGCTCAAGCGGACCGTACAGAGTTTTTTCAATTTTAACTCATATCCCAAATCTTGAAATGCTGCTTTAACAAAGGAGTAGTCAAAATTTACACTATGCGCTACAAAGATATTCCCTTCTAGTAGCTCATGAATGGTTTTAGCTTCCTCATAAAATTTAGGAGCATCTTCCACCATTTGGTCGTTTATACCATGAATAGCAGAGAGTTGTGGAGGAATGTGTCTTTCAGGATTGATTAAAGTCTGATATTCTTTGACCACTTTTTCGCCATCATGCAAAATAATGGCGATTTCGCATATTCTGTTTCGGGCTGCATAACCTCCAGTGGTTTCAATATCAACTATGGCGTACATTCCACATTTAACTTTTCTAAAACTTTATTAGTTCGACATTATTGATAAATTTAAAATCTTTAATGTTATATGTGAATAGAGGCACTCTTAATTTTACTGCAGATGCTGCTATTAAACAATCTGCTATTCCAATTTTATGGCTAAGATGAAAATTATTTAAAAGTTGGGAAGCAGTTAAGCTTATATCTGTATTAATTGGTACGATATCAAAGTTATTTAGCTGGCTATTTATAAGATGTAAATCGTTTTTATTACTGGCACCAATTGTTAATTCCATTAATGAAATTATAGAAATTAAAATATTATCTAAACCAATTTTATTTTCTATAATATCAACTGTTTTTTCATGCCTTGTTTTTCTTTTTTCAAAATAATCAATCAATACATCAGTATCGCAAATTATAAGTTTCGATTCCATCCTTTTTCTCGTAATTCTTTGGCTGTGCTTTTATATTCAGAAACTACATCTGACACCAAGTCTAAGTTTGAAAAATCTTTCTTTCCCTTCTTTATTTTAACTCCGTTTAAATCATAATAATCACTAGAATCCGGATATAAGTTTTGTACTGTGCCAATTTCAAAATTGTATTTTTTTGAAGCATCTTTTATAAATTTCAAAGCTGCATCATCAACATTATTTAGAATTAAATTATTCATCATTTTCATTTTATTCAGTCCAACTCATAGGATATTTCTTATCCATAAATTCTTTGCCTTCTTCTGTAACATAAAGGGGTCTGAAAGTATCTAACATAACTGCTAGTTCTTCAGTTTCTTTGGCTCCTATGCTTTTTTCAACAGTTCCTGGATGAGGTCCGTGAGGAAGTCCACCAGGATGAAGCGTAAAAGAACCTCTGTCGATTCCTTTTCTGCTCATAAAGTTTCCTTCCACATAATACAATACTTCATCAGAATCAATATTACTGTGGTTATAAGGTGCTGGAATAGCATCTGGATGATAATCAAATAATCTTGGCACAAAAGAGCAAATCACATAACCAGCTGCCTGAAAGGTTTGATGTACGGGAGGCGGCTGATGGATTCTTCCTGTAATAGGCTCGAAATCATGGATAGATAAGGTGTAAGGATATAAAAAACCATCCCAACCTACTAAATCAAATGGACTATGATCATAAACATAATGATGGATATAGCCTCCCTTTTTGATTTTTACATGGTAATCTCCTTTGGTTTCTTCTGTGATCAATTCTTGTGGAGGATGGATGTCTCGCTCACAATAGGGAGAGTGTTCCAATAGTTGACCTAAATCATTTCTATATCGGCTTACTGTTTCAACTGGGCTAGCTGATTCTATTACTAGGTAACGGATTTCACTTGTATCCCATTCTAATTTATAAATGGTGGTTCTTGGAATCACTACATAATCACCCGCTTGGATTTTCAGTTTTCCAAATTGGGAATACATATAACCACTGCCATCATGAATGAATAATAACTCATCTGCTTCAGCATTTTTATAGTAATAATCCATACTTTGGCGGCTCGGCATACAAAGCGCCATGGACACATCATCATTCATCAATAATACTTTTCTGCTGTCCAGAAAATCACTCCCTGTATTTTTAACGCCAGAAGTATTTAGGTGTACTTGCTGAAGTGTTAAATCTTTGTCAGGCTTAGCTCCATAAGCCACAGACTTTTTAATCTGCTTTACTCGTGTAGGAGGGTTAATGTGGTATAAATTTGAATAAATACCTGAAAATCCTAAAGAGCTTACTAATTCTTCAGCATACAAACTCCCGTCTGGTTGTCTGAATTGAGTATGTCTTTTAGGTGGTATGTTTCCTTTTCTTACGTAAAATGCCATAATAATATAAGTTCTAAAAAATTATTTCTTAGCCAATGATTCAGCTCGATCAAAAAGTTTAAGTGCTTCTAGGAAGACTTCATTCTGCTGATTAAAGATAGGGTAGAAGCCTTCATTATTCCAAATATTCCTAGCGATGTAAGCCTTGCTATACAATTTAATTAAATCTTTAGATTTATTAAATCCGTCTTCATTGAATTTCACGTCATTGGTTTTAGCCAAGTTTGTTAGCTCATTCAACATTTTATCAGTAACCTGAAAGTTATTGATGAAGCCTTCCATTCCCATGTTTTCCAACATTTTTTTATTTTTTTCATAATAAGAGAAAGTGTATTGTCTTAAGCTATTGCTCAAGAAAAGTCTATTCAAATACGTTGAAGTTTGTGCAGTATCCAGTGGTACGAAATAGTCAGGCATGATTCCTCCACCTCCGTAAACTATTCTCCCATTTGAAGTTGTATACTTTAATGAATCATCAAATTCAATGCTATCAGCAACAAAATATTCACCGTGTTCATATCTGTAATTCATCTCATTCCTATATTCATTAGGGTCTTCGCCAAATGGTTTTTGAATTGATCTTCCTGAAGGAGTGTAATATCTGGAAATAGTCAATCGCAATTCAGAACCGTCTTTTAACGGCACTGGCATTTGAACTAATCCTTTACCAAATGATCTTCTTCCTACTATCAAGCCTCTATCATTGTCCTGGATGGCACCTGAAACAATTTCTGAAGCAGAAGCACTGCCCTCATTGATTAAAACGATTAACGGGCTGTCCTCAAATTCTCCATCTTTGATAGCTCTTGCTTCAGAATTATATCTTTTTTCTTTCCCTTTGGTATAAACAATCATGGCATTATCTTTCAGGAATTCATCAGCCATGTTGATGGCTTTGTCCATGTAACCGCCAGGATTGTCCTGTAAATCCAGAATTAGTTTTTGCAAACCTTGTTCTTTCAATTTGTTCAGGGCTTCCATGAATTCATTATAAGTTGTGGCGGAAAAACGACTAACTTTTATGTAACCGATTTCATCATCTACCATATAACTGACATCCACAGAAAATTGAGGGATTTTATCTCGAACGATTTTATATTCAACGGGCTCTTCTAAGCCAGAACGCATAATTTGTAATTTCACTTCACTGCCTTTTTCTCCCCTTAAATTTTCATGTACTTGCCTGTTAGTAAGTCCTACACCTGCAATGTTTTTACCATCCACCGCAATGATTTTATCGCCTGATTGAAGCCCGGCAGTTTCTGACGGGCCACCACTTAAGGGGGCAACGACATAAAGTGTGTCATTAAAGATGTTGAATTCTATTCCAATCCCTTCAAAATTACCTTTTAGATCAGCTGAAACCATTTCTAAATCTTTAGCTGGGATGTAGGAAGTATGAGGATCTAACTCTTTTATTATACCAGAGATAGCACTATTTACTAATTTATCGGTATCAACTTCTTCAA
Protein-coding sequences here:
- the dnaA gene encoding chromosomal replication initiator protein DnaA, which produces MVKDCQSVWNNCLHSIKEGVGEQSFNTWFSPIEPVKLENNVLTIQVPSQFFYEWLEEHYVHILRKVIHQELGPEGRLEYSVIVDKGNDKYKPFTINLPNNNKSNKPKEQQREQPLNPFALNGVDLSQQNSQLNPNYTFDTFIEGDCNRLARSAGYAVAKKPGITSFNPLMIYGGVGLGKTHLVQAIGNEIKDTLNGKFVLYVSSEKFTNQFIDALRNNKIQDFSNYYLHIDALIIDDVQFLGGKERTQEIFFHIFNHLHQNGKQIIMTSDRPPRDLKGLEDRLLSRFKWGLTADLQQPDLETRIAIIQNKMESDGIHIPEDVIEYLAYSVDTNIRELEGVLISLIAHASLNRKEIDLELAKQTLKNIVHDIESEVGIDFIQKTIAEHFAVKIDDLKAKTRKKEIVIARQVSMYFCKEHTNHSLKSIGYHFGGRDHSTVIHAVQSVNDMMQVDKRFREEMEELKKRFKMKKV
- a CDS encoding exonuclease domain-containing protein is translated as MYAIVDIETTGGYAARNRICEIAIILHDGEKVVKEYQTLINPERHIPPQLSAIHGINDQMVEDAPKFYEEAKTIHELLEGNIFVAHSVNFDYSFVKAAFQDLGYELKLKKLCTVRLSRKIFPGLKSYSLGNICENRGIKINDRHRAFGDAIATAELFTQLVQHDTDNHIQKSLKKNAAVVNIPENLERTVFEDLPESPGVYYFLNQKSQIIYVGKAKNIKKRVSNHFGGSKLEVAKQAFQSQIHHVDYYLTGNELIALLHESHEIRKNWPRYNRAQKNNSPGYSIYLYEDRQGYKRLQLGRKQTGMQSLMRFPNHASGFSFLNEVSKKLKICPKFAGIQSSPGTCFDYSVNLCEGACAGEESVSQHNEKIQAFIDHCKAEKSDYLLIGEGRNINETAFVLVEDGFYKGFGFYTQEDSIEHWEEFSNYLIQYPDHPEIYKILSSEHATRHYKKIKKEGFLKRTESA
- a CDS encoding type II toxin-antitoxin system VapC family toxin, with product MESKLIICDTDVLIDYFEKRKTRHEKTVDIIENKIGLDNILISIISLMELTIGASNKNDLHLINSQLNNFDIVPINTDISLTASQLLNNFHLSHKIGIADCLIAASAVKLRVPLFTYNIKDFKFINNVELIKF
- a CDS encoding homogentisate 1,2-dioxygenase, which codes for MAFYVRKGNIPPKRHTQFRQPDGSLYAEELVSSLGFSGIYSNLYHINPPTRVKQIKKSVAYGAKPDKDLTLQQVHLNTSGVKNTGSDFLDSRKVLLMNDDVSMALCMPSRQSMDYYYKNAEADELLFIHDGSGYMYSQFGKLKIQAGDYVVIPRTTIYKLEWDTSEIRYLVIESASPVETVSRYRNDLGQLLEHSPYCERDIHPPQELITEETKGDYHVKIKKGGYIHHYVYDHSPFDLVGWDGFLYPYTLSIHDFEPITGRIHQPPPVHQTFQAAGYVICSFVPRLFDYHPDAIPAPYNHSNIDSDEVLYYVEGNFMSRKGIDRGSFTLHPGGLPHGPHPGTVEKSIGAKETEELAVMLDTFRPLYVTEEGKEFMDKKYPMSWTE
- a CDS encoding S41 family peptidase; translation: MNNNKNSSFQIKLPIIIFSTLAAGILIGATMANPSSNKDTVLEGITRIKEILLQVDQNYVEEVDTDKLVNSAISGIIKELDPHTSYIPAKDLEMVSADLKGNFEGIGIEFNIFNDTLYVVAPLSGGPSETAGLQSGDKIIAVDGKNIAGVGLTNRQVHENLRGEKGSEVKLQIMRSGLEEPVEYKIVRDKIPQFSVDVSYMVDDEIGYIKVSRFSATTYNEFMEALNKLKEQGLQKLILDLQDNPGGYMDKAINMADEFLKDNAMIVYTKGKEKRYNSEARAIKDGEFEDSPLIVLINEGSASASEIVSGAIQDNDRGLIVGRRSFGKGLVQMPVPLKDGSELRLTISRYYTPSGRSIQKPFGEDPNEYRNEMNYRYEHGEYFVADSIEFDDSLKYTTSNGRIVYGGGGIMPDYFVPLDTAQTSTYLNRLFLSNSLRQYTFSYYEKNKKMLENMGMEGFINNFQVTDKMLNELTNLAKTNDVKFNEDGFNKSKDLIKLYSKAYIARNIWNNEGFYPIFNQQNEVFLEALKLFDRAESLAKK